The nucleotide window AACCAAGTTTATAGGAGGTTTAAAATGAAAAAGTATTTTTATTATCTGCTCGCGAGCTTAATCATCTGGAGCACAGCAGGTGTAAGCGCATATGCAGAAGAAGTAACTGTAAATAAAGGGGATACCCTATGGTCCATAGCACAAAAACATGAAGTGTCCGTTCAGGATATTAAAAACTGGAATGGTCTAACTGGAGATTTGATTCACCCAAATGATACACTTGATGTTTCACCTGAAGAAATATACATAGTAGTATCCGGTGATACGCTCTGGAATATTGCCAAAACATACAATATAAGTGTACAAAACCTTAAGAAGTGGAATCAGCTGAAATCCGATTTTATTAAACCTGGATTAGAGCTTATCATCTATAAAAATGAATCAATGAAAAAAGAAGCTGCTAATCCTAAGACCG belongs to Cytobacillus sp. FSL H8-0458 and includes:
- a CDS encoding LysM peptidoglycan-binding and 3D domain-containing protein — protein: MKKYFYYLLASLIIWSTAGVSAYAEEVTVNKGDTLWSIAQKHEVSVQDIKNWNGLTGDLIHPNDTLDVSPEEIYIVVSGDTLWNIAKTYNISVQNLKKWNQLKSDFIKPGLELIIYKNESMKKEAANPKTVVKAANTNEPAAKEGKVLTVTATAYTASCEGCIGITKTGVNLIDNPEEKVIAVDPDVIPLGSKVFVEGYGYATAEDIGGGINGNEIDVFIPAEEDALQWGRKDVKVTILN